The uncultured Eubacteriales bacterium region TTCTGTTGGTGGTTTTCAGCGTGGAGTCAATTTTCTTAGAGGAAGCTCGTCCAGCACCTCCTTCAGCGCTGCGAGAAAGGCGTTGTTCTGATCCTCCTTTCCCACGGTAACGCGGTTGAAGGCATCTGGTGCGCCGATGAGGAGCTTGCGCTCTGCCAGCTTCTGAGCCACCGCTTTGGAATCCCGGTGGGTATCAAAATAGATAAAATTGGCCGCTGGCTCCGCCGCAAAACACCCGAGCGCTTTCAGTCCCTGGAGCAGATAGGCACGATTCTTTATGTTGCGATCCTTGACTGCCTGGATATAGGCCTGGTCGCACAAGGCTGTCTCAGCGGCAAGCGTGGCGATACGGCTGATGTTCCATGCCTGACAGGCTTTCATCATTTCGTCCACGATCAACGGATGCGCCACCGCGTAGCCCACTCTCAGCCCCGCCAGACCGTAGATTTTGGAGAAGGTGCGCAGCACAATCAGCGGCTTATCATAGCCGTCTCGAACCATGTTGATCAGGCTGTAATGTTCAGGGTCGTCTACATACTCAAAGTACGCCTCATCCACCACGGCCAGGACATGGGGCGGCAGCTTCCTCACGAAGGCCTCGACCTCTGCCGAACTGACATAGGTTCCTGTGGGATTGTTCGGATTGACCACGACCACCATTTTTGTCCGCTCGTTGACGGCGGCCAGCATCCCTTCAAGGTCAAATTTGAAATCTTTGGTTACTGGGATCTCCACGCGTATCCCGCCGTTATCGCTAACCATGTCCGGAAATGCCTCATAGGAAGGCATACAATACACGATCTCGTCGCCGTAGTTGATAAACACCTCGCCCAGCATGTCAATCACGGCGCTGGAGCCGGAGCCGATCAGTATATGATCTGGCGTGAGGTCATAGCGCGCGGCCAGCTTGTTCCGGATATCCACCGCGTAGAAATCCTGATACATGTAATTGTCCGCGGCATCCTCCACAAGGACTTTTTTTACCTGCTCGGACATACCGTATGCGTTCTCGTTAAAATTCATTCGGATGACACCCCGCGGGGTAGATGTCTTTTGCCGCGCGCCGCGCTTGCTCGCGGGCTTTGCCTTGATGCTTTCTCTCAATAATTCCTTGACTTCCACTGGAATTCCCACTTTCTTTACTAGTTCTCATACATCCCATGTCCGGCTCAGTTGATTTTAGAGCACGGTTTACCTTCCAGATAAGCTGCGAAGTTCTGAATGGCCATATCCACGGCCCGCAGACGGGATTCCTTTGTCAACCAAGCGATATGCCCCGTGATGATTACATTGGGCGCCGTCAGCAACGGCGAGCCGTGAAGGGGCGGTTCCTCCGTTAGCACATCTAATCCGGCGGCCCGGATCTTTCCGCTGGCCAAGGCATCGGCCAGGGACTGCTCCTCGATCAGCGCGCCCCGCGCCGTGTTGATGAGGATAACGCCGTCTTTCATGCTGGTGATGGCCCGCGCGTCAATGATGTGCTCGGTGGCGGGTGTATGGGGCAGATGTAGGGAGATGAAATCACTGCGACTCAGTAACTCATCCAGATTGTTCACCTGCTCCACAAACTGGTACTTCTCCCCGCTTTTTTTGTGGGCGCTGTATGCCACCACACGCATCCCAAAACCGTAGGCCATTTTTGCCATGGCATAACCGATTTCGCCTAGGCCGACGATCCCAATGGTCTTTCCAAACAGTTCGATCTGAGGCGTGACCGCCTGACAGAACTCGCCTTGGTTGGAGACTTGGCTCCAGTCGATTGTCCTGATCCGCCGATCGTGGGCGGCGACATGATGGCAGACCTCCAGCAGAAGCGCGAAGGCATATTCCGCGATGGTCTGAGCACCGTAAATCGTATTTGTAATGGTAAGCCCGTGCCGCCGGCTCAACTCCACATCGAAGGACTCCCAGCCATGGCCGAGCGTTGCCACATATCTCAGCTTCGGATGACCGGCCAGAAAGTCCGCATTGATAATATCCGGCTCGATCCAAACACCAAACAGTGCGTCTGCACCGGCGGCGAGCTGGCCTAATTCTCCCGCAGAAGGGTAGCGTTTCGGCGCTAAAATCTGCACGTTTCGCACCCCGGGCAGCCGCTCCAGCGCACTCCACCGCTGAGTAAGCTCCTCTTTTGTGATATCTGGCTGGGCGATGGACTCTTGTATCACGACTACGTTCATCCGCAGATCACACTCCATCATATAAATTCTGGACTCCCATATTCCGTTCTAATCTCCGCAGCTCCCGTTCATGTCGGATAAACATCCAGACCGCCACGATATTTAAAAAGAGCTGCGTCAAAACCGCGGTCAGCCAGATCCCATCCAGTCCTATCATCTGGGGAAGCACCGCAATGACCAGAGGAGTCATCACCAGCGGATCAAAATAGATCATAAAGAGAGAATAGCGTATCTTTCCCACGGCATAGAAAAAGGAGTTTGTTACGCGGACCAATCCTGTAAAAATCAGTTGCGCCGAAGTAAGCATGACCGCACGATAGCTCAGCTCGGCCGCATCGCCTGTGTAGCCGTATAGGGGGGGGTAGAAGCGGGCGGTGGCCAGTGTGAACAGGAAGAGCAGCATGCTGATGGTCACGGCGGTTAGAATGGATTTATTCCGAATCCGGCGTACCGCCGCGTAATCCCGTGCGCCAAAGGCAAAACTGGACAGCGGCTGGATCCCGTCCGCCACTCCGATGAGCAGGATGCGGTAAGAACCGACGGTAGAAGTGATGAGCGCGTAGGCGCCGACCGCAAGCGGACTGCCAGAGTTCATACAGGCTATGTTGTGATATAGGATCAGGAGGGACGGCGTCAATGAGATACCGAACGGAGAGACCGCATTGAAAAAAATCCGCGGCCAATAGCCGCCCTGAGGTCGAAGCTGGGCGGGCCGCAGCGGATTCTCCTCTTTACGGATCAGTATGACCAGGCAGGCAATCACGGTAAAGAGTTGAGCGCAAATGGCGGCGGCGGCAGCCCCTTCGATCCCCCAGTGAAAGACCTCTAAAAAGGTAACGCACAGCACCAAATTGAGAAAAAATCCCGTCACCATGATGACCATGGCCGAAACGGCCCGATTTTCGTTGCGCAACAGCGGCGTCAGCCCGCAGGAGAGCACCTGCACCGTACCGCCGGCCAGCATGATCCGCCCGTAGGCAACGGCATAGCCCAACAGCTCGTCCCGCGCTCCCATCATCTGCAGCAGCGGCTCGAGAAGAACCAAAGAGACCGCCGTAAACAGCAGACCCGCAGCCAACAAAGCCAGGATGACATTGCCGCGGACAATGTTCGATTCCCTCTTGTGACCGGCGCCCTGCTGGGTGGACATAATGACCGCGCCGCTGCAGCCGATGCCTGTTCCAATCGCAGTGATGACGGCGATGATGGGCCAGGAGACATTGATCGCGGCCAAGGCCGTGTCATTGACGAAATTGCTTACGATCAGCCCATCAACGATAGAGTAGGCGCTTTGCAGGAACATGGTGATCATGGACGAGAGAACATATTTCCAAAATAAGTTATCCACTGACCTGATATGGATCATTCCCTTCTGAACAGGCGCCGGGGCTGCCTGGCGCGGAGTGGGACGCGGGCTGTACTTGTGTGCCCCGTCCCATGGCGCTCCACCCAGACAGAAGATTAGCGCTTACGATATTTGGGAGGCAGGCTGAGAGGCGACAGCCTGCTCCATCAGCGCCTGGCGCTCTTCCTGGGAAAGGTCGGCCAGAACTGTGTTGATCTGATCGACCAACTCGGTATCTCCTTTCTGGCAAGCGATACCCAGATCGGTCTCCTCGTTGCTGACCTCAAACCCTGTGCCGCCGGAAAAGTCCAAAATCACCAGATTGGGGTTGGTCATCAGAAGGGACATAGCGGAAGGATTGTCGCAGGTGAAGCCGTCGATGGTTCCCGCGTTTACGGCGGAGACCATGGAGGCAAATGTGTCAAGGGCGGCGCCCTTGGTAGCGAAGCCCGTAATTTGATCCAGAACATCGTACCAGACTGTGTTCAGCGCGGAGGTCAGCACGGCGCCATCCAGATCGGTCAAACTGGTGGCAGCAGCATATGGACTGCTTTTTTCGACCACAACTACAATATCAGCATTATAATAAGGATCCGAGAAATCCACGGACTGCGCGCGCTCGCTGGTGATGCTCATGCCGGCGATAGCGCAGTCCACCCGGTCGGAGGTAATGGACAAAATCAGACCGTCCCAGTCGATCTGGGTAATTTCCAGCTCCATATCTAACTTTTCCGCGATATGTTTGGCGATAAGTACATCATATCCATTCATGTAAGAACCGTTGGAGGTCGTCACCGCTCCGTTGGAGTCATTCTCCTGGAGCCAGTCAAAAGGAGCGTAGTCGGCGGACATGGCCACCCGCAGCACCTTGCGATCGCCATTGGCGGAGCTGCCGCAGCTGGACAGCAACAGGAGTAACGCGGAGATGAGCAGTGGAATAATTTTCTTTTTCATGGTTTTTTTCATGGGAAAGCCTCCTAAATCTTTTTATTCGTTTTATCGGGAATCCGCGATGCAAGACGAAGAGGTGACTGCGTGAGCCGGATCAGCCGGAAATAAAGCGGGAAAGAAACAGCTTGGTCCGCTCCTGAGTAGGGGCGTTGAATAGCTG contains the following coding sequences:
- the hisC gene encoding Histidinol-phosphate aminotransferase, with translation MEVKELLRESIKAKPASKRGARQKTSTPRGVIRMNFNENAYGMSEQVKKVLVEDAADNYMYQDFYAVDIRNKLAARYDLTPDHILIGSGSSAVIDMLGEVFINYGDEIVYCMPSYEAFPDMVSDNGGIRVEIPVTKDFKFDLEGMLAAVNERTKMVVVVNPNNPTGTYVSSAEVEAFVRKLPPHVLAVVDEAYFEYVDDPEHYSLINMVRDGYDKPLIVLRTFSKIYGLAGLRVGYAVAHPLIVDEMMKACQAWNISRIATLAAETALCDQAYIQAVKDRNIKNRAYLLQGLKALGCFAAEPAANFIYFDTHRDSKAVAQKLAERKLLIGAPDAFNRVTVGKEDQNNAFLAALKEVLDELPLRKLTPR
- a CDS encoding conserved exported hypothetical protein (Evidence 4 : Homologs of previously reported genes of unknown function); this encodes MKKTMKKKIIPLLISALLLLLSSCGSSANGDRKVLRVAMSADYAPFDWLQENDSNGAVTTSNGSYMNGYDVLIAKHIAEKLDMELEITQIDWDGLILSITSDRVDCAIAGMSITSERAQSVDFSDPYYNADIVVVVEKSSPYAAATSLTDLDGAVLTSALNTVWYDVLDQITGFATKGAALDTFASMVSAVNAGTIDGFTCDNPSAMSLLMTNPNLVILDFSGGTGFEVSNEETDLGIACQKGDTELVDQINTVLADLSQEERQALMEQAVASQPASQIS
- a CDS encoding conserved membrane hypothetical protein (Evidence 4 : Homologs of previously reported genes of unknown function), translating into MITMFLQSAYSIVDGLIVSNFVNDTALAAINVSWPIIAVITAIGTGIGCSGAVIMSTQQGAGHKRESNIVRGNVILALLAAGLLFTAVSLVLLEPLLQMMGARDELLGYAVAYGRIMLAGGTVQVLSCGLTPLLRNENRAVSAMVIMVTGFFLNLVLCVTFLEVFHWGIEGAAAAAICAQLFTVIACLVILIRKEENPLRPAQLRPQGGYWPRIFFNAVSPFGISLTPSLLILYHNIACMNSGSPLAVGAYALITSTVGSYRILLIGVADGIQPLSSFAFGARDYAAVRRIRNKSILTAVTISMLLFLFTLATARFYPPLYGYTGDAAELSYRAVMLTSAQLIFTGLVRVTNSFFYAVGKIRYSLFMIYFDPLVMTPLVIAVLPQMIGLDGIWLTAVLTQLFLNIVAVWMFIRHERELRRLERNMGVQNLYDGV
- a CDS encoding conserved hypothetical protein (Evidence 4 : Homologs of previously reported genes of unknown function) translates to MMECDLRMNVVVIQESIAQPDITKEELTQRWSALERLPGVRNVQILAPKRYPSAGELGQLAAGADALFGVWIEPDIINADFLAGHPKLRYVATLGHGWESFDVELSRRHGLTITNTIYGAQTIAEYAFALLLEVCHHVAAHDRRIRTIDWSQVSNQGEFCQAVTPQIELFGKTIGIVGLGEIGYAMAKMAYGFGMRVVAYSAHKKSGEKYQFVEQVNNLDELLSRSDFISLHLPHTPATEHIIDARAITSMKDGVILINTARGALIEEQSLADALASGKIRAAGLDVLTEEPPLHGSPLLTAPNVIITGHIAWLTKESRLRAVDMAIQNFAAYLEGKPCSKIN